The following DNA comes from Triticum aestivum cultivar Chinese Spring chromosome 3D, IWGSC CS RefSeq v2.1, whole genome shotgun sequence.
GACATTAGCCCAAATGATCGACATAGAAATATCATCATTCTGCCAAACCCACCGGATTATGTTTCATGTCCAGCGGACAGTTCTATCTATTTCTTGCATGCAGGGAGGGGAGCACCACAGAGGCACTTGTTGTGCTGAAAGTTGTAGAGATCAAACCTCTCCATGTTGCCGCCGGTCGGCACTGGGCCGCAGAGCCTATTGTAGCTGACGTTGAAGAACTGCAGGTTGGACAAGCTCGCGACCTGCGCCGGGATGCTGCCATGGATGGCATTGTGGCTCACGTCGACGAAGTAGAGCTGCTCTGGGAGCACCACGGCCGATAGGTCGAAATCGAAGTCGTTGCGGGACAGGTCGATGTACTGCAACTCCTTCCCGCGGCCGAAGAGTCCGGACGCGTCGCCGGTCAGGGCGTTGCGCGACAGGTCGAGGTGCGCAAACTCCACGGCGGCGAACCCGGCCGGGACTGGTCCCGTGAGGTTGTTGTGCGACAGCCAGAGGTAGACCTGGTCCGCAGACTTGCTGAGGAACATCGGGGGGATGGCGCCGGTGAGGCGGTTGCGGCTGAGGTTGATGCCGGACAGGTTGGGGATTGTCCCCAGCGACGCCGGGATGGCGCCGCTGAGCGAGTTGAAGGAGAGCTCGAGGAAGGTGAGCTTCTTGAGCGCGCCCAGGAAGGACGGCACGGGGCCAGACACGGCCGTCCAGGAGATGCGGAGGCTGGAGAGGTTGGAGAGCTTGCCGATGGCCGGCGGTATGGGGCCAGAGAGCCTCGGGAGGTGTCGCAGGGTGAGGTCCTGCAGGTGGGGGAGGCCTGCGAGGGCGCTAGGGATGGTGCCCGTGAGGTTGGCGTCCTGGAAGACGGCGAGGCCGACGACGCGGCCGGTGAAGTGGTCGCAGGTGACGTCGTACCAGTCGCAGCAGGGGTTGTCGGGCGTCCACGACGCGAAGTGGTAGGCCTCCCCGAGGGCGGCCTTGAAGGCGAGCAGCGCCGCCTTGTCGCCTGGGTGGCAGTCCTTGTACGTCGGGTCCGGAGAGGGCTCGGCGTTGGCCGCGCCGGCGAggagagaacagaggaggaggacgagcagagCGCGTGAGCGCATCCTCATCCTGtcggctgtgtgtgtgtgtggctttgATGTGATGGGAATGGGAGTCCACTTGGGTGTGCTGCGCCCTCCGTCTTCGTCTTCGTGTGTCCCATGCTGCATATATGTACAGACTCGTCGATGCACTCGGACCTACCTAATGAGCATTGAAGAGTCAGAGAAGAAGCCAAACATGGATCCATCGAGAAGAGCTGAGGATAAGATGCATACATAATACAGCTGGCTTACCCCTCACGTGCGATGTGTTTGGCGAATCGGCACCCACTGGACGACTGGTCCAGCACGCTACCCCTCTAAGCAGTACAGTTGCACGTGTTTAGTTCATTGCTATATTTATGACTTGCCACACTTTTTTATTTACATGGTTTGCAAGTCATTGACTTAAGTTTTTGTCAAATGTGTGACGGTACTTTTGTTAGACACATTGTTTGTGGGGCCACACTTTGAGAAAGCTTAATTGTGGCAAAGTTAATCATAAACTAAACCAACCTAAATAATTCATCAAAATGCAAGCATCCACCCTACATGTCATTATTAGTTTCAAGACTATTTTTCACACAAGAAGGATGAGATTGCCCGATACCCCTTCATAGTCAGAGGTATGATGGTCTTATTTTAAGAGACTTTTTACGGTGCATCATACTACCCAACATAGTGGGTAGTATTTAGTTGATCCGATGGTCAATATTGATCAATAAAATTTTCACTCAAGGACATATTAGTAATTCTCAATAAGAGGTAGATTTATTCTTTCTTAGCTTTAATCATAATTatattaatctaattaattaagttaatcccATCTGACGCGACATTGTTCCTCCGCTGCTCGCGAGGCCACGCCGCCGCAAAAATCTCCATGCGGCTCGCCGGCGCAAGGACCTCCGCTATACCCACTCCCTTGCAGCCAATGCGTGCACACAGAACAACACGGCTTCATGTGGCGCCCGGTGCACTAGCCGATTTGATTTTATTTAATGAGTAGCAACGGCAACGCGGCTGACAGGGCGATGGCGAGCAAGGCGGCGCGGGTGTGCGACGGCCGTCTGAAGTGATGGGCGGGGTGGTGCTGCGAGGTGATTGACAAGTTCGATAACTCCCTCGGTGCACTCCCAAGCCTCATTGCGAGGAGGCACGAGCGGATGCATATGCGGCCCACGTTACAGCTACTCCCTCGGGCTGCCGGAGCTGCCCCGCGAGAGaggcacggcgacggcgacgaaccTGGTTCAGGCGCATGGTGCGGAACCCCTAATCGCAGGCCAAGAGCGTCGGGCAGCTTGTCGGCCCGGAAGTGTCCGGCGTCGACTCGCCCGAGGAGCAGAAGGGTGAATGGAAGACTTATCAACTGCTCATCTTCGATCCCGCGGTCGTAGAGCTCTGCTCAACGCCACCGGCCTTGTAATCACAAGGTGAGTTGATGCAATAGAGACAATCACAGGGGACCATATGTGCTTGTGGCCATCAGCAAGCGTCTCGCGTGCGCACTTGTGTTACGAGAGCAAGCAGTGATCTGATTGTTGCATATGTGCATGACGTGATTGTCTATCCGGCCGGCGGAGCTTTTCTACATCGTTGTGTCCTGTCTACGTGAGGGAAATTCCAGCTTGGTGCACGAACCGAGGCCGTCAGCTTTGCTTCGTCGGCGGCCGTGGCTTGTCGCCGAAAAGTACAGGATGGCTTGCCGGCGTGGACTGGGCAAGAGATGATGGGAGGAAAGGTTGGCCATGGCGGGGAAGAAACCTGACCGCGCGATTGATAAATATTGaagtacccaaaatgccctaactagtaAATATACTACCCAAAACCTGGTGTAGTATGGACTCATCTGGGCTCTCCAAACCATAGAAACGAACGGCCCAAATTGACTTGATGCACTGTAAAAAGTCTCTTTTAAAAAGTCGCCGCCTGCCCGCCCATGCCGGGATGCGCTGTACGTATACGTATACGGCGGTGTTTTTTTATGCCGCGGTGTGACTCGCACCGTGGTACGGGGTCAACAAACCAATCACGCGGCGGTTTCCGTTCAGGGCGCACATGCCGCCTCCCCTTGACTGTCGCGCGCCGCTTCCCCTCGACTGCCGCGCGGGCCGGTTGACCCCTACCAACAGCCGTGCCACCTCCCTTGCCAGCGGTCGGCTACTGCCGCCGCACCCTCGGATCCCGCGCTCTCGCTGCCTCCCGGCCTTTCGTGCCGCCTCGGCTGCTGTGTCCCGCCCCGTCCCGTCGAATGCCACCGCATTaacgccgccgcccccgtcccatCGCATGCCGCCGCATTAACGCTACTGGCGCCCCTGCCCGCCTATAAATCGGGTGCCCAGCTGTCTCCAGCCGCACCCACCATCAACACCCTCTCCACTGCTCCTGCCTCCTCGATCCCCAGCCGCCCTTCTCTCACGTCGACCGCGTCGTAGTAGCCATGTCGAGATGCGACTCCGACGATGGCACGACAACGGGAATCTGGCCATTGAGCGTCACGCTGGGCCAGACGGAGGATCTGTCCCGGTTTAGCCTCTATGTCCCGCCGTTGGAGAAGGTGTCGCGGCCGTGGCGGATCTCCATCGAAGTCTTGGCAAAGCAAGGCCCGCCGGCGACCGAAGAGGAGCTCCGCGCTCACCTTGGCGGCCGGTGGAACATCAAAACCCGGTGGCGGTTTTGGAGGGGCAAAAATTATGCCAACGTGATCACGACCTTCAAGCGGGCCGCAAGAGGGGTGATCCCCTTCCCCACCATCGCCGAAGCTAGTCCATCCCGCGCCCGTGCCCCGTCCCCGCCCCCTGCCCGAGCAGGTGTTGCAATCCCGCTGGAGTAGGCGGCGCTGCAGTAGGATGGCGACCCCAAGGACACGCCAGGCTTGCTGGTGGCGCTGGCCAGCTTAGCGGAGGAGGCCGTGGCAGCAGCGCAGGCAGCGACGGCTGTGGTGGCCGCGGAGGATGATGAGGACTGGGACCTCAGCCACGACGCGGCGGTTATCGACCTTGTCgttagtgacgacgacgaggagtagATTAGGTTTTTTATGTCTTAATTCAAATTCCATTGAATCGTTGTAAAAATGAATGGAATTTGAAATGTTTGTCTAAAGGTTGTTTGAATTGGCTTTTAAAATATTTGAAAACATTGCCGACCGGCCGATTAGATTAAATTATTGGAATATGTGAAGTAGTTAAAAAAATTGCCCGATGCCGGTTTTTTAATAAAAAGAACCGGAACGTTCCCTCCTACTCGAACGGTCTCCTCTAAAGATGGTAAATATTTGGTCCTCTTTAGAATGACACCAAATTTGGTCAGCAAGTGGGCATGCCCATTCCAGTAGTCCCCCCAAATTTGAACGAATTCCGGGAACAGACACACGTTGCGTAACGTTCGGGCAGTATTTTAGGGTTTTCTTGCcggaaaattctagaaaatgcaTGGAATGTCAGAAAGCAACAAAACTTGGCATCGATGCTTCTCATGATGATACAAGGCTGTAGAAATTTTGTGGTTCATTTAAAGGATGTCGGAAAAAGCGTCATTTCAGACGGATCCTTTCCTCCTACCCGAACGGCCTCCTAGGAACATGGTAAACTTTTGGTCGTCTTCAGAATGATGCCAAATTTGGCCAGAAAGTGGGCATGCCCATTCTAGTAGTCCACGGAATTTCTTGAAAGACGCACGTTGTCTCACATCTGGGCAGTGTTTTAGGGCTTTCTCGccaaaaaaccctagaaaatgcatggAATCACAGAAagcaatgaaacttggcatggatgcttCTCATGATGATAAAAGGCTGTAGAAAAATTTGGGTTCATTTTCAGGATGTTGGAAAAAAATGTCCTTTCAAACAGACCGCCCTTCCCTCCTACCTGAACGACCTCCAGTgaacgtggtaatttttttgtcatCTTGAGAATGACACCAAATTTGGCCAACAACTGGGCATTCCCACTCCAGTAATCCAtgcaaaatttgaacaaattcTAGGAACAgatgcacgttgcgtcacgtccggacaGTATTTTAGGGTTTTCTCGACGGAAACACTCTAGAAAATGAAAGGAATGTCAGAAAgctatgaaacttggcatggatgcttCTCATGATGATTCAAGGCCGTAGAAAAATTTTGGGTCcatttgaaggatgtcgaaaaaaGTTTGCAATCATTTGGTGGAGGTGGAGAGAAAGTGCTTCTACATGGTGTTTGTCCTGgcatgcatgaaatgacaccaaatttTGCCATCATCTGGGCATGTCCATTGTACTACTCCATGCAAGATTTGAACAAATTTGGACACTAAACACACGTTGCTTCATGTACATGCAATGTTTTAGGTCATTTTCACcgagaaaaccctagaaaatgcatataATGTCGGAAACTAACAAAAAAAATTCATGCACAACTACCAAGATGATGCCAATGTGTGGAAAAATTTTGGGCTCATTTGGTGGAGGTGGAAAGAACGTGCTATGAAACTTGCCCTGCCGGCATACCCGAAcggtcctgcttgtacatggtgtgtttcttgtcatgcatgaaatgacaccaattTTTGCCAACATGTGGGCATGCCCATGGAAGGCCCCCACGCAAAATTTGAACAAATTCAAACACCGAACGCATGTTGCATTATGTCCGGGCAGTGTTTTAGGGGTTTTCCCCGGAAAGATCATAGAAAATGCACAGAATGTTAGAAATCAACGAGAATTTGCATGCATGATTTCCATGATCATAGTAGGGTGTGGAAAAAGTTTGGGCTCTTTTGGTGTAGGTGAAAAAAACAACTTCTTTCAGACTTGCCCTCCGGTAGACCCGCACGGTCTTGATTGTACATGGTGTTTGTGCTGGCATGCATGAAATGACACAAAATTTTGCCAGCATGTGGGCATGCCCATGGAAGGCCCCAAGCAAAATTTGAACAAATTCGCACACCAAATGCATGTTCATCACATTGGCAGTGTTTTAGGGTTTCCCcaagaaaatcatagaaaatgcaCAGAACGTCGGAAATCACGAGAATTTGCATGCATGATTGCCATGGTCATGGGAGGGTGTGTAAAAAGTTTGGGCTTTTGGTGGAGGTAAAAAAACTTTGAACAATTACATGAAATAATGTCCTGGTTGTACATGGTGCTTGTGCTGGCATGCATGAAACGACACCAAATTTTGCCAGCATGTGAGCATTGCCCATGGAAGGCCCCCTCGATTGGTCTAGCCTAGTAGACGCCAACTTTGACTTAGGGTTATAAAAAGTGGCAACATATTTTGAGTGGGTCTCCCCAATAACAAATATATCACGTTCTTGTTTATGCGACTCTCGCCACAAAACTTCTCAATGTTCTGGTGCTAGGACTCCATCGAGCCTGCAACTTTTGAAGTTTCAAAATGCCCGACAAAAAACACTTGTAAATAAGGATGTACGTTACATGTTTGTAAATTCTCATGATGAAATATTTAAGGGCTTATTTGGATTGAGGAATTCAAAAAATAGAGgaatcaaaaaaattcatacgttTCAAATCCAAATAATCCCTAAGATGTGAGCTACACAGAGAGCAAAATCATGTGTGTTTACAGTGAATTGAGCACAAGCACACACGagtaggagtgttgtgtcatccgTTGCCACGGGAGGCCCTTCGCTCGAACGCACCGCTCAGGatgccctgccccccccccccccccccccccccccccgccgccgcccaaATCAGGATGAGCTTTGCCCGGTGAAGGCAATTGGGGAGGGACGACTCCTCTTGTGGGGGTGAGCCAATGACCCAGTGACCCTTGGGGAGGGTGACACGTCGTTTTCGCTGTCTTTTGACCTCCCGACGAAGATCAAATGACTCATGGTGTTGACCGGTAAATACTACTTTTCACTCACAAGTCAAATACCTAATTTTCGTAGTGCGTTAGTCATGTGTTTCATGTTTTCACCCAATCCATTGATCCTCATAGTGCTATCCCATGTAGCTTCCTCTAGACCATTCTCTCGCTGAGATGAACTCAAGGCATTTTTTGGCGCACCTTTTGATGGAATCGGTCTTCGCCTAGAGTGATGTCAGACCTCAACATCATTTCTTCTGTACTGTGGCCTCTATGTTGTGCAAATAGAAAAGTAGTTTGCATTGCTCAGTTGAGTGGTCGAAGCACAAATCAAGCGAACTCAAGAGCCGCAAAACTAATTCTCTACTTGATGAAGAATAGGAGGGTAAATGTGCCGAGAAAGGATCGAATGTAATTGAGAGGGTTAGCGCTATCATCAAGCAGGGTCAAAAATTTCAACGAAATTTCAGTGAAATTTTCGAAATTTCACATATTTCAGTGTGGTCCGAAATATTTTTAACCTCGAAATTTTGAGTTAGATCCAAACTAATTTCAAAATAGATTTAAATTATGTTAGAATTCATTAAAAATAAGTgaaatttaaaataaaaaatttgaaataatttccgaaatttcgcatatttcagtGAGGTCCGAAATTATTGTGTTTCTGAAATAAAAAACCTTGTCATCAACAACCATAGAAAGGATTGATCAAGGCTGCGTGCATTTGGGAAAAGAGGGAAGGATGCGGGCGCTTGTACATATCTTCTTAGTCATTTTGGTAAATTTATCACCTTATTTGTAGTCTCATGATTAAATAATAGTGAAGTGTGTATTGACGATGGCACTTCTGTGTAAAATGGTCTAAGGGGCCATGACTGCACAAAAACACTGCTAGGTGCGAGTTGAAGGTCTAAAGTACCGGAAAAGTATAGAAGAATTGAAATTTGTAGTTCAACAGAAGTTGAGAGGTGAAATCTATACTATTTCATCGGGAAAAAAGGGCCGACTATACGTAAGTCGTCTGAAAATTAATTTTGGGAAAGTCGGTTTTCTGGGCCTTTAGATTAAGATCCAACGACTGTCCTTCTATTTCTTCTTCATCTTTCTTCTTCTCCAATCGTCCCTCCTCGCATAAAACTGACTTATCCGAATTGTAAATTCGGTCAACTTACATATAGCTATTGTGAAAAATAAAGGAAATTAACCTGACCTT
Coding sequences within:
- the LOC123075439 gene encoding polygalacturonase inhibitor translates to MRMRSRALLVLLLCSLLAGAANAEPSPDPTYKDCHPGDKAALLAFKAALGEAYHFASWTPDNPCCDWYDVTCDHFTGRVVGLAVFQDANLTGTIPSALAGLPHLQDLTLRHLPRLSGPIPPAIGKLSNLSSLRISWTAVSGPVPSFLGALKKLTFLELSFNSLSGAIPASLGTIPNLSGINLSRNRLTGAIPPMFLSKSADQVYLWLSHNNLTGPVPAGFAAVEFAHLDLSRNALTGDASGLFGRGKELQYIDLSRNDFDFDLSAVVLPEQLYFVDVSHNAIHGSIPAQVASLSNLQFFNVSYNRLCGPVPTGGNMERFDLYNFQHNKCLCGAPLPACKK